ACCAAATCTCCCGGTCCTAGCGGAAATACCCCTTACGCTAATAATTTGAAACGACATTCACATAGACTGAGGAAATTGTGTTGGCATAGTAAAAGAACTCACTCGAAAGAGCAAAAATATCCCTCCGAGCTAATAGTAGCCTAAACTTTATTACAGGTAGTCATTCCCCCGTTCTTTTAGTCTTCTAAAGGACACTCACACCATGATTCAAAGAAAATTCGAGTGATATACATATAAACTTCGGCTCATCGTTCCCTTAGGGGAAATCATCAACTTACAAAGTTTCCTATTGTTGTAGGAGTAAGTTGTCAGTGCATATAACATAAACTCGAAGCAAAAGTTGGAGACGATATTATGTACAATTCAATCTGTCTATACAGATATCAAGATTCTTTGCATTCCTTGTAGTAATAGTAATGTCTATGGAGGATAACAAGAACATAGGTTTGTGCTACAAAAGTACATATGATGTTCCATTCTGGTTTGTTCATATGACCAACTTGGTATCCAATCCAACAATGTTACTTCATTCGAAGAGTACGCGAAAGAATCAGCAGAGGAACAATCACCTTTTTCGGAAAAATTGTCTTCACTGTTGGATGATGAATTAAGGACAGTATCGCGTTTCAAAATCGATGATCTTTGTTCTGAATTACTTGTGTTACTCTCAGAGGATTCTGTcaaatggaaagaaaaaaaagaatcatatgTGAGAGAGGGCACTTATGGAACAGATACAATATCAACAAGCAGAGTGTTTTCTAGTAGACCTTGTTTATAAATTAGTGTTTTCTTTCGTAAATGACTTCTCCAGTAGTTCTTGATTTCGTTATCAGTTCTTCCAGGCAATTGTTTAGCAATCTTTGACCACCTGTAACGTTGATAAAACTTTTAGTACTAATAAGCCAAGTGGAAAAATTTTATCCTGGAAATGCTGACGATATGATTCCATTTAACTTTGAGATAAGATAATCACAGCTCAACGTGGTATAAGAGTAGGCAGAGTTTCATATATCCTTAAAAGTTtcttaagaagaagaaaataagccTACTTGTTTCCAAACTGTTTCTGAAGTCGGATTATCAAACGTTCTTCATCTGCAGTGATATGACCGTGCTTTAGATTTGGGCGGAGGTAGTTCAGCCAT
The sequence above is a segment of the Solanum lycopersicum chromosome 10, SLM_r2.1 genome. Coding sequences within it:
- the LOC101247484 gene encoding transcription factor MYB27; translation: MQEEELRRGQWLEEEDERLSMMVAVFGERRWDALAKTSGLKRSGKSCRLRWLNYLRPNLKHGHITADEERLIIRLQKQFGNKWSKIAKQLPGRTDNEIKNYWRSHLRKKTLIYKQESSESNTSNSEQRSSILKRDTVLNSSSNSEDNFSEKGDCSSADSFAYSSNEVTLLDWIPSWSYEQTRMEHHMYFCSTNLCSCYPP